The DNA sequence TTGCGGGACAGGTTGCGTTGGGCCTTCTTGAGCTTCTTCTCCGCGCGGCGCAGGAACCGGGGTGAGTCGATCTTCGTGCCGTCCGAGAGGACCGCGAAGTGGGTGAGTCCGAGGTCGATGCCGATCGCGCTGTCCGGGTCGGGGGTCTCCCAGCGGGCCTGGTCGGTGCCGGGGTCGGTGTCGATGACGAACGAGGCGAAGTACCGCCCCGCCGAGTCCAGGATCACCGTCACACTGGACGGCACGGCCGGCAGGGCCCGCGACCACTTGACCCTCACGTCGCCGATCTTCGGCAGGGACAGCCGCCCGCCCCCGGTGATCTTCCAGCGGGCGTTCGCGGTGAACCGGATCGACTGCCGGGCATCCTTACGCGACTTGAAACGCGGCGCACCCACCCGCTTCCCCCTGCGCTCTCCCTTCAACGAGGCGAAGAAGTTCTTGTACGCGGCCTCCACATCCCGCAAAGACTGTTGCAGCACCACCGAGGAGACCTCGCCCAGCCAGCAGCGCTCTACCGTGTGCCGGGCCTGGGTGATCAGCCGTTTCGACAGCTCGGCCGCGTTCGGGAACGGCAGGTCGGCGGTGCGGGCGTCCTCACGGGCGCGTACCGCGTCGTTGAACACCACCCGGGCGCACCCGAACGCCCTGGCCAACGCAGTGCGTTGACCGGGCTCCGGATACAGGCGGAAGGCGTACCGAAGCTGCATTCGGTGATCGTACGAACACACACCACCCCCTGTCGCCGGGAACACCCGTTCCCCGCCTCACCCTCGTGGCCGCACCGTCCGGCTCCGCCGGAACGACACCGCGACCACGAGATTCGCCTCACCACCGGGCCGAAGCCCGATGCACTGCGACTGAAACTCGGTAGCGGACCGGGCAGCCGGTCTCGCGGAGCACGAGCGGGCGGCGGCTCTCGGCCAGAAGCTGTCCGTCGTGCATCACCCGGACGTGCTCGGTCCCCGGCTCGACGGT is a window from the Streptomyces sp. MMBL 11-1 genome containing:
- a CDS encoding RNA-guided endonuclease InsQ/TnpB family protein, encoding MQLRYAFRLYPEPGQRTALARAFGCARVVFNDAVRAREDARTADLPFPNAAELSKRLITQARHTVERCWLGEVSSVVLQQSLRDVEAAYKNFFASLKGERRGKRVGAPRFKSRKDARQSIRFTANARWKITGGGRLSLPKIGDVRVKWSRALPAVPSSVTVILDSAGRYFASFVIDTDPGTDQARWETPDPDSAIGIDLGLTHFAVLSDGTKIDSPRFLRRAEKKLKKAQRNLSRKHKGSKNREKARLKAARAHAKVADARKEFHHQLSTKLIRENQAIAVEDLAVSGFARTRLAKSVHDAGWSQFVSMLEYKAQRYGRVFVKIGRFEPTSQICSACGHRDGPKPLHVREWTCPACGAVHDRDHNASVNVKTAAGLAVPACGAPVRPEPVRAQHEEAGSHGTPTHSRTA